From Nocardioides daedukensis, the proteins below share one genomic window:
- a CDS encoding FtsX-like permease family protein — MPTSLFATAWAEVRAHRTRSLALVLVAVLGAVLISAALVLGASMQRAVDQGIGVDVENADLILEAGLSTSQVKEIAGTDGVEVVGTHVRTRAVAQVVGVTRGILIDSQSSSDEFRWQRWSRGRAPAAPTEIALTRHALDQLRIHVGDEVALGRAGTERTNFRVVGEVDTRGSFRHAAIAYGILTPDAAHELSGSRRDNVALVSVDAGADRDAVADRIETVASVKPRATADLARAGVGGQAERLADLASVVKAFAATAVVVVGLLLLALCLISMESRRRAVALLRSAGASRAQVLLGVAFETLVLGLTGAVLGTLLGVLVVRGLVPAAAQVSFLPALPPDAVTVPGGAWVWPVVVTVAAVAVALLVPAILASSVRPARAMREVAAPFSTRAAIISAGLGAVLLAGAGFLLADAVAATALIAGAVLLLAGMALLLPLLIARIATVLQRLGFVRRDAGRSLAAGWILERPGRAVGEVLPAVLAFALIAFSWLVVGSVNESATSRLSATGQADLVLGSPTAAVPLGQDTLDALAGVDGVDQVTPVPFGQKVSIIGRGVDGKKVKFTGGTVAGDVAELDRSLPSDFPVRTIEEDRIYLPASPDSPFAEGAKVSLKGPDRTLEGFRVVHVDGLDLPSVASVDPVFQVTEFNDIRMAWLSLDPGADRSRVLEEVTGIVLQSGELSNGASPRGGVQPVGTAEVVAVGGSVPIDLSIAAAVGLVGAAASGLFLLAVLVAVAGMLCAGWLGIRGRLREQAMLRALGLERPGLRHLLMLRVLLTGVIGVLVGLPLGAALAVLTTRAVAASLGVTTELSVTWLPIVVLVPLVLMALRIVSATAMDRPSYVRPARVLAEEM; from the coding sequence GTGCCCACCTCTCTGTTCGCCACCGCGTGGGCGGAGGTTCGCGCGCACCGCACCCGCAGCCTCGCGCTGGTGCTCGTCGCCGTCCTGGGGGCAGTGCTGATCAGCGCCGCCCTGGTGCTCGGCGCCAGCATGCAACGCGCCGTGGACCAGGGGATCGGTGTCGACGTCGAGAACGCCGACCTGATCCTCGAGGCCGGCCTCTCCACCAGCCAGGTGAAGGAGATCGCGGGCACCGACGGCGTCGAGGTCGTCGGCACCCACGTGCGCACCCGTGCGGTCGCCCAGGTCGTCGGCGTCACCCGCGGCATCCTGATCGATTCCCAGTCCAGCTCGGACGAGTTCCGCTGGCAGCGCTGGTCCCGGGGTCGGGCACCAGCCGCGCCGACGGAGATCGCGCTGACCAGGCATGCCCTGGACCAGCTGCGCATCCACGTCGGTGACGAGGTGGCGCTCGGCCGGGCCGGCACGGAGCGGACCAACTTCCGCGTGGTCGGCGAGGTCGACACCCGGGGTTCCTTCCGTCACGCCGCGATCGCCTACGGCATCCTCACGCCCGACGCAGCGCACGAGCTGTCCGGTTCGCGACGCGACAACGTCGCGCTGGTCTCGGTGGATGCGGGCGCGGACCGCGACGCCGTGGCCGATCGGATCGAGACCGTCGCCTCGGTCAAGCCCCGTGCCACCGCCGACCTCGCACGCGCAGGCGTGGGCGGGCAGGCAGAGCGGTTGGCCGACCTGGCGAGTGTCGTCAAGGCGTTCGCTGCCACGGCCGTCGTGGTGGTCGGGCTCCTGCTCCTCGCCCTGTGCCTGATCAGCATGGAGTCCCGACGTCGCGCGGTCGCACTGCTCCGCAGTGCCGGGGCCTCGCGGGCCCAGGTGCTGCTCGGCGTCGCGTTCGAGACGCTCGTGCTCGGCCTGACAGGTGCCGTGCTCGGGACCCTGTTGGGCGTGCTGGTGGTCCGCGGTCTCGTCCCGGCGGCCGCTCAGGTCTCCTTCCTGCCGGCCCTGCCCCCGGACGCGGTGACCGTGCCCGGCGGGGCCTGGGTGTGGCCGGTGGTCGTCACCGTCGCCGCGGTGGCGGTGGCGCTCCTGGTGCCCGCGATCCTGGCCAGCAGTGTCCGCCCCGCGCGAGCGATGCGCGAGGTGGCTGCCCCGTTCTCGACCCGCGCCGCGATCATCTCCGCCGGACTGGGCGCGGTCCTCCTCGCGGGGGCCGGGTTCCTGCTGGCCGACGCGGTGGCGGCGACCGCCCTGATCGCCGGGGCCGTGCTGCTCCTGGCCGGTATGGCGCTGCTCCTGCCGCTGCTCATCGCTCGCATCGCCACAGTCCTGCAACGCCTCGGATTCGTACGCCGCGACGCGGGCCGCTCCCTGGCCGCCGGCTGGATCCTCGAGCGACCGGGTCGCGCCGTCGGTGAGGTGCTCCCTGCGGTGTTGGCCTTCGCCCTGATCGCCTTCTCCTGGCTCGTGGTCGGTTCGGTCAACGAATCGGCGACCTCCCGGCTGAGTGCCACCGGTCAGGCGGACCTCGTGCTCGGCTCACCGACCGCGGCCGTTCCGCTCGGGCAGGACACCCTCGACGCCCTGGCCGGCGTCGACGGGGTGGACCAGGTGACCCCGGTGCCGTTCGGCCAGAAGGTGAGCATCATCGGTCGCGGCGTCGACGGCAAGAAGGTCAAGTTCACCGGCGGGACCGTCGCCGGGGACGTCGCCGAGCTCGACCGCAGCCTCCCGAGCGACTTCCCGGTGCGCACCATCGAGGAGGACCGGATCTATCTCCCGGCCTCACCGGACTCGCCCTTCGCCGAGGGCGCGAAGGTCTCGCTCAAGGGTCCGGACCGCACCCTCGAGGGCTTCCGCGTGGTCCATGTCGACGGACTCGACCTGCCCAGCGTGGCCAGTGTCGACCCGGTCTTCCAGGTCACCGAGTTCAACGACATCCGGATGGCGTGGCTCTCCCTGGATCCCGGCGCCGATCGCAGCCGGGTGCTCGAAGAGGTCACCGGGATCGTTCTGCAGTCCGGTGAGCTCTCGAACGGAGCCTCGCCGCGTGGCGGCGTACAGCCGGTCGGCACCGCCGAGGTGGTGGCCGTCGGCGGCTCCGTGCCCATCGACCTGAGCATCGCCGCCGCGGTGGGCCTGGTCGGCGCGGCCGCATCCGGCCTGTTCCTGCTTGCGGTGCTGGTCGCGGTGGCCGGGATGCTCTGCGCCGGCTGGCTCGGCATCCGAGGGCGTCTGCGCGAGCAGGCGATGTTGCGCGCCCTGGGGCTCGAACGCCCCGGCCTGCGGCACCTGCTGATGCTGCGCGTCCTGCTGACCGGCGTCATCGGCGTGCTGGTGGGGCTGCCACTCGGCGCCGCCCTTGCCGTCCTCACCACCCGCGCGGTCGCGGCCAGTCTCGGCGTGACCACTGAGCTGTCGGTGACGTGGCTGCCGATCGTGGTGCTGGTTCCCCTTGTCCTGATGGCCCTGCGCATCGTGTCTGCGACCGCCATGGACCGCCCTTCCTACGTCCGACCGGCCCGTGTGCTGGCAGAGGAGATGTGA